The following is a genomic window from Chitinophagales bacterium.
GAAGATCTTTATCACTTGTCGGAAATCGATTTGAGGAATGTAGAGCAGTTGGAAAATTTTGAATCATTAATTATTGTCGCTCCTGAAAACCCTTTTTCAGAAGAAGAACTGAAAATCTTAGAAAGTCAGGTTAAAAACGGAACAGGATTGTTACTCGCCATAAATACCGTTGAAGGTGATTTTTCTACAAATAGGGGGAAAGCAGTAGAGACAGGTCTGGCAGATTGGTTAAAACAAACAGGAATTGAACTCAAACAGGAATTTGCGCTGGATATTAATTGTGGATCAGTAAGTGTACAACAGCAACAAGGATTTTTCACCTATAATACACCTATTCAATTTCCCTATCTGCCCTTAATCAGAAAATTCCCTGATCACCCGATTACCAAAGGACTTGAAAATATTGTATTTTCTTTTGCAAGTCCCATTAAACTCAGTTTGTCTGATTCTACTATTCATGCAGATGTGCTTTTGCGCACTTCTACTAAATCAGCTACGGAACCTACATCCACATATTTTGATATCAGAAAGCAGTGGCGCGACAGTGATTTTGACCAATCGGAGCTAATTTTAGGTATCGCTGCTGAAGGAAATTTCTTTGGAAGTTCTAAAAAATCCAAATTAGTACTCTTTGGAGATGGGGACTTTCCTGTAAATGGCCTGGGACAACAAGCCCGGGAGTTGAATAAAGACAATGTAAGCCTGTTTGTAAATGCTGTAGAGTGGTTGAGTGATGATACCGGATTGAATGAATTGCGCACCAAAGGAAGAAATTCAAGACCAATAACTGCTGAACTTGAAGATCGGGACAGGAATATTATAAAGTATGCTAATTTTATTACGCCTTTGTTTTTGGTAATAATATATGGCCTGATACGTGCCTGGCTCAGAAAAAGAAAGCGCAACAGACTGAAGGAAACGAAAATGAGCTGAGGCTATTTAAAGTCAGAAAAATTTGAAAGACCATGTTGAAAAAATTATCCAATCTACAATTGCTTTTGGTACTGATACTATTGATGCTGATCATAGGAGGAATTAAATGGTACGATCACGAAAAGGGAGAGCGCAATTTCAGAAAAGAACTGGTAAGTATAGACAGCAGCCGAATTTCAGCACTTTATATTTATCCTCAGTTTTCTGAGGAAAAAGAAGTGGTGCTTTACAACGACAAAAAGGATCAGCGATGGGAAGTGAAAATCAATGAAAACTTTGGTGCTCCGGCAGATAGAAAAAAGCTGTCTGAATTGATGCTCAATTTGCATCGACTAAAACCAGAAAGGGTTGTAGCCAATTCTGAGAAATTCTGGCCGCAGTATAAAGTGGATTCATCAGGTACAAAATTGTTGGTTGTTTATGAAAATGAAAAGCGGGCAATAGAGCTGATAATTGGTCGGCCGGAGTTTAGAAATCAACAGGACATACATTCCTATGTGCGTGTTTCTGGTGAAAAAAACATTTATGAAATCCCTTCAAAACTTGCCATTACAGCCAAGCAGGAAAAAGACCATTACCGCAGCAAAGAATTGATTTCCATTCCAAAAGAGGATTGGAAGCGTTTAACATACAAATTGCCGGCTTTTGGAGATTATATTCTTGAAAAGCGTGAGAACACCTGGAATATAGATAATGTGAAAATTGATAGTAGCCGGGCAGAACAACTGCTTGGTAAAATGGCAGATACCCGACCAATTGCTTTTTATGATGAGAAACAGATCGATGATTTAAGTAATAAACCTGATTTTCAGTTGATTATTGAAAGCAAAAGTGGCAATACAGATACATTAAAGGGATTTGTTCTTAATGACAAAGAATTACTCACAAGTTCGGCCAATCCAGTGAATGTTATAGATGCCGGAACGGGAAAGCTTTTTGAAAATATTTTTATAGGAAAAGGAAGCTGGCAGCATAATAGGGGAAAGTAGTAACAAAGTTTGGGTTTTCGGTTTTCCCTATAGATATTTTTTTCATGGCATAGTAAATGTTTATAAGTATTGAATTTAATTATGCTAAAATTTGCATAGATGGATTTCGATTTATAGTTTTGGTTTCATTATTTAATCAAAAACTTATTTATCATGAAAAAAATGTTGTTAGTATTTGCAGTTGCAGGAATGGCTTTTGGATTCTCTTCTTGCAAAAAAGATTACACTTGTGAGTGTGATGGAACAGTTGTTGGAACTTTTGAAAACACCAAAAAATCAGATGCAGAAGATGCATGTGATGCTATGAACACCTTTGGTACCTATACTAAATGTGAGGTTTCAGAAAAATAGTCCACACTACGGTTTATTTTTAAAGGTTGCCTTCGGGCAGCCTTTTTTATTTTTATCACTTATGGCACAAAAAAACAAGCCCAATTATATATTGTATTTAATACTGGCATTAATAAACCTGCTATGGTTTTTTCACAATTTCAATTCTTTTGAATTGATTGAATACCGTCTGGTAGAACATGAATTGTCAGGGTGGTTGGCAACCCCATTCATTACCCGCATTTTTTTAGGTTTAATGCTTTGCGTGTCCGGCCTTTTGATTTTTAATATTAACCCTCGCAAATTCACACTGAAACTGTCGCTATTGCTTCTAATCATCGCATTTTTGGATATTTCCCGGGAAATCCTGGGTTCAAACCATATTATCCTGCATTGCTATGGTTGTATTTCTGATATTACCTTGCTAAATATCTCTGTCTGGATATTTGCATTTATCCTTACGCTTTATTTATTGAGATTTAATGGCTCAGATATGAAATGGAAATGGGTTAAATTCCCTGTTGTAATAATTCTGCTTTCTATCCCTTTTGTTATCAACCCGGTTTATCCGCAAGATTTTAGAGATGAGACTTCTGGGTTGAATGAGGCTTTGGAAGAAAAATTGTTTTCTGAAAATTTTAATAGTAATTCGTTTTTATTGGCAGTTTTTTCACCGGGTTGTAAGCATTGTCAAAGAGTGGGAAGAGCAATTTCAGTTGAGAAAAAGACAGGTGATAATTTCCCTGAAGTCAAAATTGCATTTGGAGGAAAGAAAGAGTATTCCGAGGAATTTCTTGCCCAAAGCAATGTAAGTAATCTTGATTATTTAAATATTGAGGACAAATTATTTTTCGAATTGAGCGGGGGGAGATTCCCTATGATTCTGTTTGTAGAAAATGATACCATTAAGAAAAAGTGGGATGGTCGAACATTTAACTATTTTGTTTTAAATGAGCTCAGTA
Proteins encoded in this region:
- a CDS encoding DUF4340 domain-containing protein; protein product: MLKKLSNLQLLLVLILLMLIIGGIKWYDHEKGERNFRKELVSIDSSRISALYIYPQFSEEKEVVLYNDKKDQRWEVKINENFGAPADRKKLSELMLNLHRLKPERVVANSEKFWPQYKVDSSGTKLLVVYENEKRAIELIIGRPEFRNQQDIHSYVRVSGEKNIYEIPSKLAITAKQEKDHYRSKELISIPKEDWKRLTYKLPAFGDYILEKRENTWNIDNVKIDSSRAEQLLGKMADTRPIAFYDEKQIDDLSNKPDFQLIIESKSGNTDTLKGFVLNDKELLTSSANPVNVIDAGTGKLFENIFIGKGSWQHNRGK
- a CDS encoding GldG family protein; translation: MSKQNLYTRLLIMLAIIVSLAFISTQFTFRLDFTGDQRYTLSNATLDILNDLEQVVTVKAYFSKDLPPNIASVKTDFKDLLIEYERRSGGKIAYEFIDPSKSEEAEQEAMQAGIQPVMINVRDKDQVKQQKAYLGAKLIHTNNEEILPFIQPGAAMEYALSSSIKKLSIPEKPKIGLITGHGAAGRQSMQQAVSVLEDLYHLSEIDLRNVEQLENFESLIIVAPENPFSEEELKILESQVKNGTGLLLAINTVEGDFSTNRGKAVETGLADWLKQTGIELKQEFALDINCGSVSVQQQQGFFTYNTPIQFPYLPLIRKFPDHPITKGLENIVFSFASPIKLSLSDSTIHADVLLRTSTKSATEPTSTYFDIRKQWRDSDFDQSELILGIAAEGNFFGSSKKSKLVLFGDGDFPVNGLGQQARELNKDNVSLFVNAVEWLSDDTGLNELRTKGRNSRPITAELEDRDRNIIKYANFITPLFLVIIYGLIRAWLRKRKRNRLKETKMS